The window CGGACCTAGGTTCGAGGGCATGCCTCGCACCGCCACGGTCCGCCGCCCCGATCGCGTCGAGCTGATCGACTTCCTGCGGGCCCGCTCCCGCTGCGTGCTGACCACGCGGCGGGCCGACGACAGCCTTCAGGTGTCCCCGGTGGTCTACGGAGTCGACGCACGGGGCCGTGTGGTGGTCTCCACGTACCCGGAACGCGCCAAAGCGGTCAACCTGCGCCGCAACCCCCTCGCGACGCTCTGCGTGCTCTCCGAGGACTGGGACGGACCCTACGTACAGGTCGACGGCCGCGCCGAAGTGCTGGAGCTGCCGGACGCGGTCGAACCCCTCGTCGAGTACTTCCGGTCGATCCGCGGCGAGCACCCCGACTGGGCCGAGTACCGCGCGGCGATGGTCCGCCAGGGCAAGTGCCTGATCCGGATCGAGCTCGACCGCTGGGGCCCGATCGCCACCGGCGGTTTCCCGCCGCGGCTCGCTACGCCGGGGCCGTCCGCCTGACCAGCGTGCGGTCCAGCGCGCGGGCACCGAGGGCGAGCACCAGGAACAGCGCCGCCACGATCACGCAGTTGAAGATCACGACGACGTACCCGAGCTGACGCACGTCCACGAACGGGTATGGGTAGAAGTCGACGAACGGCCCGCGGACGAGCGTGAACACCAGCCACAGGATCGGGAACAGCGCCGCCAAGCCGATCACCTGGTAGTCGATGCCGCCGCGCGGGCCGAAGACCAGCCAGCCGGTGATGGTCAGCAGCGGCGACAGGGTGTGCAGCAGGAAGTCGGCCACCGCCGCGCCGCCGTGCAGTTCGTGCAGACCCGAGAGCACCGTGTGGAAGACGACGCCGGTGACCGCGATGCCGAGCAGGCCCGCGAGCCGGAACACCCGCAGGGCCGTCGACTGGCGGTCGGGGGCGAGCGCGAGCAGCGCGCAGGTGACCATCACGATGATGTTCGACTGGATCGTGAAGAAGCTGAACACGTTGGCGACCCGGCCCGCCACGGTGGTGAAGTGGCCTTCGGTGAGCTGGGACGTGACCACCACCTGCGTGACCAGCCCGGCCAGGACCACCACCGCGGTCAGGCCGAACCAGCCGCGGGCCGCCGTTCGCATTGTCATGCCCAGAAGGTAGACGGCCTGATCCATTGTCCGCCAACGCAAAGCGGATGGGCCGATCGGCTGGATCACTACGGCGAACGAGTGATCGACGGTCGCGGTGGGTAACAGCTTGCTCCATTCGGCCGATTGATCTTGTGTGTCAGTCGAACTGCGGGACCTCGCCTGGTCCAAGATCACCGTCGAGCGCCACGCGTGCGAGCAGCGCGCCGAGGCGGCGGGCGACGAGTCGGAGAAGCTCGACGCCGTCGCTCCCGCTGATGATCGATAATGGTCTCGCGCATGTGAATGGCCTGGGAATGGGCTGAGAAATTCACCGGGCCGCCGAATTTCCGCCGCCCGATCCGCGCGTCCGCGTGGCGGCGTCAGCGCCATGCATTCGGTCCGTTATAGTCGCCCCGAACTCGACGGCGACCAGCGTGTATTGCGTCCGCGCGGCCCGGCGACGATGACAAAACCGTCGTTAGTGCTTGATTCTCGGAGGCTGCCGTGCCGCCACCCCTGGAGGTGACCACGCGAAGCACCCGCTCGGCTGTGGTGGTCACCGCCGCGGGTCGGATCGACCTGCTGACCGAGCAGCCCTGGCGGGAGCAGATCGAGGACGCCTGCGCGGAGGATTCGGTCAAAGCGCTGGTAGTCGTCGACCTGGCCCGTGTGACGTACCTCAGTGTGGGCGCCGCACCGCTGTTGTTGCGGGCGCATTACCACTGCCTGCACCGCGGCAGGCGGCTGCGCGTGGCGGTCCCGCCCGGCCCGGTTCTCGGCACGATGCAGCTGACCGGCGTGGCCGAGACGGTGGCTTTGTTCCGCGATCTGGACTCCGCGCTGCGGCCGATGGTCCAGTCGTCGTGGTAACTGGGAAAAGTTCATCTTCGACCCATTTCGGTCGCGTATGCGCGCGAACGGAGTAAAAAGCAAGAGCCCCTTCGAGTGTTTTTGCGAGATTATCGGCACAGAATGAGCCGATCGTGGTTCCTGGTGTTCCTGTGGGTGATTCGCTTGGGTTCCGATCGCTTCCGGTGGCTAATTGACGAGGATCTTCACGCTGTCGTGGATCTCGTCCGCGTGCGTCGAGTGACGATAGGTGTGACCTGCGACGATGACGACTGGTGATCCTTTGGTGACTTACCGTCCCGGCTGGTAGCCCTGCAGTAGCGGTAGAAGACACCCGGAGAGGACCTTTCGATGAATCGTCACCTCGTTCGGCTCGTGGCCTCGGTCGCGACCGTGAGCGTGCTGTCAATGGCCGGGACAGGTATGGCGTCCGCGACCCAGCCCACCTCCGCCTCGGCGGAGGCTTCCAACTCGGCGCCGGCCGCCCAGCTGCAAAAGCTGCACGACCAGATCGACGCCGCTTACAAGGCGGGCGACCCCAAGGCCCTGCTCAGCTCGGTGACCGAGCTCCGCCCGGTCCTGGCTCAGGTCCGCGACATCGCCCGCAGCAACAACACGCTGCACGTCGTCGAGGAGGCCGACGACAAATCCGCCCAGATTCAGGAGAAGCTCAAGCAGAACCCCCAGATGCTGCCCGGTCTGCCCAGTCCGATCGCCTTGGTGACCGACCTGGTGTCGACCCTGCTGACCCTGGTGCTCTCGCTGGTGGCCGGTCTCCTGGGCGGGCTGCCCCTGCCGGTCCCGGTCCCGGTGCCGCCGGTTCCGGTCCCGATCCCGACGCCGTAAGGCTGATCACGGCAGAACCGAGCCCCGGCACCCACACGGGTGTCGGGGCTCGGCTCTGTCCAGGGGCGGTCGGCTATTCGGCCACGCGCACTCCATAGCGCTCGGCGGCGCGGGCGCGGGCCTTGGCCGCCTCGACCTCGCGGTCGCGCGGGGAGGCGTTGGTGACCAGGGAGTCGAGCAGTTCGCGGGTCACCGCGGCCACCTGCTCGACCGCGCGGTCGAAGGCCTCCCGGTTGGCCGCCGACGGCTTCGTCGAGCCGCTGACCTTGCGCACGTACTGGACCGCCGCCGCGTGCACCTCGTCGGAGGTCGCGGGCGGTTCGAAGTTGTGGAGGACACGAATGTTGCGGCACATGCCTCCAGGGTGACACATCTG is drawn from Actinokineospora alba and contains these coding sequences:
- a CDS encoding PPOX class F420-dependent oxidoreductase, with protein sequence MPRTATVRRPDRVELIDFLRARSRCVLTTRRADDSLQVSPVVYGVDARGRVVVSTYPERAKAVNLRRNPLATLCVLSEDWDGPYVQVDGRAEVLELPDAVEPLVEYFRSIRGEHPDWAEYRAAMVRQGKCLIRIELDRWGPIATGGFPPRLATPGPSA
- a CDS encoding Pr6Pr family membrane protein — protein: MTMRTAARGWFGLTAVVVLAGLVTQVVVTSQLTEGHFTTVAGRVANVFSFFTIQSNIIVMVTCALLALAPDRQSTALRVFRLAGLLGIAVTGVVFHTVLSGLHELHGGAAVADFLLHTLSPLLTITGWLVFGPRGGIDYQVIGLAALFPILWLVFTLVRGPFVDFYPYPFVDVRQLGYVVVIFNCVIVAALFLVLALGARALDRTLVRRTAPA
- a CDS encoding STAS domain-containing protein is translated as MPPPLEVTTRSTRSAVVVTAAGRIDLLTEQPWREQIEDACAEDSVKALVVVDLARVTYLSVGAAPLLLRAHYHCLHRGRRLRVAVPPGPVLGTMQLTGVAETVALFRDLDSALRPMVQSSW
- a CDS encoding DUF2277 domain-containing protein; the protein is MCRNIRVLHNFEPPATSDEVHAAAVQYVRKVSGSTKPSAANREAFDRAVEQVAAVTRELLDSLVTNASPRDREVEAAKARARAAERYGVRVAE